The Cannabis sativa cultivar Pink pepper isolate KNU-18-1 unplaced genomic scaffold, ASM2916894v1 Contig3, whole genome shotgun sequence genome window below encodes:
- the LOC115705299 gene encoding uncharacterized protein LOC115705299 codes for MGEVLLFMEDLKSSYVISHCRICHEEEFENSSTLEAPCACSGTVKFAHRDCIQRWCNEKGNTTCEICLHNYKPGYTAPPKISPLIEAAVTIRDSLQIPRREEERGRRGGSSVGVRAENDHSQCTSAADRSASCCRRLALLFTMILLVRHLFAILNGGLEEYPFTLVTIIILRTSGIVLPMFVLVRTITAVQNSIKRHYQDFDNVDSSTFDGDEEDELYQHLV; via the exons atggGAGAAGTACTACTGTTTATGGAGGATTTGAAATCAAGTTATGTAATTTCACACTGTAGAATCTGCCACGAAGAAGAATTTGAAAATTCTTCCACCTTGGAAGCTCCTTGTGCTTGCTCTGGAACTGTTAAG TTTGCTCATAGAGATTGTATACAGAGATGGTGTAACGAGAAAGGGAATACAACCTGTGAAATATGTCTTCAT AATTATAAACCAGGGTACACAGCACCTCCAAAAATTTCTCCTCTAATTGAAGCAGCAGTAACCATTAG AGATAGTTTACAAATtccaagaagagaagaagaaagggGAAGAAGAGGTGGCAGCAGCGTGGGAGTGAGGGCGGAAAACGACCACTCTCAATGCACGTCCGCCGCGGATAGAAGCGCGTCTTGCTGTCGTAGGCTGGCTCTACTT TTTACTATGATTTTGCTTGTGAGACATCTCTTTGCTATTCTTAATGGTGGACTAGAAGAATACCCTTTTACTCTTGTTACA ATAATTATTTTAAGGACTAGTGGCATTGTACTACCAATGTTTGTATTAGTTCGAACAATCACAGCAGTTCAAAATAGCATCAAAAGACATTATCAG GATTTTGATAATGTTGACTCCTCAACCTTTGATGGAGACGAAGAAGATGAATTGTACCAACACTTAGTTTAA
- the LOC133033300 gene encoding DNA mismatch repair protein MSH6-like yields the protein MSSSRRQTNGRSPLVNQQRQITAFFSKSPTSSSDQKLNNPTPKSKLKPVSSDQKRSPSPSPVTPSPLQSKLKKPLLVIAASSPSSITSTSASDKPYGEEAVGKKIKVYWPLDESWYEGFVKSFDKDQGKHLVQYDDAEEELLDLAKEKIEWVKQSAKKLKRLRRGSSLSMRKMIIDDEDEAENLEDEEEGDSDGSGADDSSDEDWGKSGEKMVTENSEEEDMEMVLEDEDEKDEALRCKGKPGVEGISKKRKIGGAVEFDSAKKSKGSKDVNKGGSKVSIMRTTPTDNAENAKCSNAVNADLSGDASERFSIREAKKLHFLGDERRDANRRRPGDPNYDPKTLFLPPIFVKSLSDGQRQWWEFKSKHMDKVLFFKMGKFYELFEMDAHVGAKELGLQYMKGEQPHCGFPEKNFSVNVEKLATKGYRVLVVEQTETPDQLELRRREKGSKDKVVRREICGVVTKGTLTEGEMLSTNPDASYIMALTESQNVGTQNVERNFGVCVVDVATSRVILGQFHDDSECSALSCLLSELRPVEIVQPAKQLSLETEKVLLRHTRSPLVNKLVPGLEFWDTEKTIHEVKGIYERASDQSVSSSSSRKDLKVKNSSTEEELSHLPDVLVELIRAGENGSYALSALGGTLFYLKQAFLDETLLRYAKFELLPSSGFCDLISKPFLVLDAAALENLEIFENSRNGDSFGTLYAQLNHCVTAFGKRLLKTWLARPLYNVESIKERQKAVASLRGVNLPLSFEYRKALSRLPDMERLLPRVFSISEANGRNANKVTLYEDAAKKQLQEFISALCGCELMVQACSSFGAILENVESRQLHHLLSSGIPHIDPVLTHFKDAFDWMEANDSGRIIPHEGVDIEYDSACKKVKEIESSLAKYLKEQCKLLGDTSIAYVTVGKDTYLLEVPESLRGRVPRDYELRSSKKGFFRYWTPNIKKFLGELAQAECEKESSLKSILQRLIGRFCEHHTKWRQLVSTTAELDVLISLAIASDFYEGPTCQPTILSSSTDEVPCLSAKSLGHPVLRSDSLGKGSFVPNDVTIGGSGNPSFILLTGPNMGGKSTLLRQVCLTVILAQLGADVPAERFELSPVDRIFVRMGAKDHIMAGQSTFLTELSETAMMLSSATHNSLVALDELGRGTSTSDGQAIAGSVLEHFVHKVQCRGMFSTHYHRLAIDYQKDPKVQLCHMACQVGSSVGAIEEVTFLYRLTHGACPKSYGVNVARLAGLPNSVLENAAIRSTNFEAIYGKHRKPVNNLSELSSAEKMALLVQKLNSIISNLKFEESMESIGVSSFIELQREARVLCEINSR from the exons ATGTCGTCTTCTCGTCGCCAGACCAATGGCAGATCCCCACTCGTTAATCAGCAACGCCAAATCACTGCCTTCTTCTCCAAATCCCCTACTTCTTCTTCCGATCAAAAGCTCAACAATCCTACTCCTAAATCTAAACTCAAGCCCGTTTCTTCCGATCAAAAGCGTAGCCCTAGTCCCAGCCCTGTCACCCCATCTCCTCTTCAATCGAAGCTCAAGAAACCCCTTTTAGTTATCGCCGCATCTTCTCCCTCTTCTATTACTTCGACTTCGGCTTCCGACAAACCCTACGGCGAAGAAGCTGTCGGAAAGAAGATCAAAGTGTATTGGCCGTTGGATGAGAGCTGGTACGAGGGGTTTGTGAAATCGTTCGATAAGGATCAAGGCAAGCATTTGGTGCAGTATGACGACGCGGAGGAGGAGTTGTTGGATTTGGCTAAGGAGAAGATTGAATGGGTCAAACAAAGCGCGAAGAAACTCAAGCGTTTGCGTCGGGGTTCTTCTTTGAGTATGAGGAAGATGATtattgatgatgaagatgaagctgagAATCTTGAAGATGAGGAAGAGGGTGACAGTGACGGTAGTGGTGCTGATGATTCTAGTGATGAGGATTGGGGGAAGAGTGGGGAGAAAATGGTTACTGAGAATAGTGAGGAAGAGGATATGGAAATGGTATTGGAAGACGAGGATGAGAAGGATGAAGCATTGAGGTGCAAAGGAAAGCCGGGTGTGGAAGGTATATCGAAGAAGCGAAAGATTGGTGGAGCAGTAGAGTTTGACTCTGCTAAGAAGAGCAAGGGTAGTAAAGATGTGAATAAAGGTGGTTCTAAGGTTTCTATCATGCGAACTACCCCTACAGACAATGCTGAAA ATGCGAAATGTTCTAATGCTGTTAATGCTGATTTATCTGGTGATGCTTCAGAAAGGTTTAGCATCCGTGAAGCTAAGAAGTTGCACTTCCTCGGGGA CGAACGTAGGGATGCAAATAGGAGGCGACCTGGAGATCCAAACTATGACCCTAAAACTCTTTTTTTACCTCCCATATTTGTAAAGAGCTTGTCAGATGGCCAG AGACAATGGTGGGAATTCAAGTCAAAGCACATGGACAAAGTTCTGTTTTTCAAG ATGGGCAAGTTTTATGAACTTTTCGAAATGGATGCTCACGTAGGAGCGAAAGAGCTCGGTTTGCAATATATGAAG GGAGAACAACCTCACTGTGGATTTCCAGAGAAGAACTTTTCAGTGAATGTTGAGAAACTGGCTACGAAG GGTTATCGAGTTCTTGTGGTGGAGCAAACAGAAACACCTGATCAGTTGGAGCTTCGTCGCAGGGAGAAAGGATCTAAAGATAAG GTTGTGAGACGTGAAATATGTGGAGTGGTTACAAAAGGAACACTAACTGAGGGGGAGATGTTGTCAACCAATCCTGATGCTTCTTACATAATGGCATTGACTGAATCTCAGAATGTGGGAACCCAAAATGTGGAGCGGAATTTTGGGGTTTGTGTAGTTGATGTTGCTACCAGTAGGGTTATTCTTGGACAG TTTCACGACGATTCAGAGTGCAGTGCATTGTCTTGTCTCTTGTCTGAGCTGAGGCCTGTTGAAATTGTACAACCTGCTAAACAACTTAGTCTGGAAACTGAGAAAGTGCTGCTGAGACATACAAGATCTCCTCTAGTGAACAAACTAGTTCCGGGCTTGGAGTTCTGGGATACTGAGAAAACTATTCATGAAGTGAAAGGCATCTATGAACGAGCTTCTGACCAATCAGTTTCCAGTTCTTCAAGCAGAAAAGATTTAAAGGTTAAGAATTCTTCTACTGAGGAAGAATTGTCTCACCTACCAGATGTTTTAGTAGAGCTAATAAGAGCGGGTGAGAATGGAAGCTATGCACTTTCAGCTCTTGGTGGAACTCTTTTCTATCTGAAACAGGCTTTTCTGGATGAGACATTGCTTAGATATGCGAAATTTGAGCTGCTTCCCTCGTCTGGTTTTTGTGATCTTATATCAAAACCATTCTTGGTTCTTGATGCAGCTGCACTAGAGAACCTTGAGATTTTTGAAAACAGTAGAAATGGAGACTCCTTTGG GACACTTTATGCACAACTGAACCATTGTGTGACTGCATTTGGGAAGAGGCTACTCAAAACATGGCTTGCAAGACCTCTATATAATGTTGAGTCCATAAAGGAGCGCCAGAAGGCTGTGGCAAGTTTAAGG GGTGTTAATCTACCTTTATCATTTGAATATCGAAAAGCATTATCAAGGTTGCCGGACATGGAGAGACTGCTACCACGTGTGTTCTCTATTAG TGAAGCTAATGGGAGAAATGCTAATAAAGTTACCCTGTACGAGGATGCAGCCAAGAAACAGCTTCAAGAATTTATTTCAGCTCTATGTGGTTGTGAATTAATGGTCCAGGCTTGTTCTTCGTTTGGCGCCATTTTGGAAAATGTTGAATCTAGGCAACTTCATCATTTGCTAAGTTCTG GAATTCCTCACATTGATCCAGTTCTTACTCATTTCAAGGATGCCTTTGATTGGATGGAGGCTAATGATTCAGGTCGTATCATTCCTCATGAAGGAGTTGATATAGAGTATGATTCTGCATGTAAAAAGGTTAAGGAGATTGAGTCTAGCTTAGCCAAATACCTCAAAGAACAGTGCAAATTACTTGGAGATACATCA ATTGCTTATGTCACAGTTGGAAAAGATACATACCTATTAGAAGTGCCAGAAAGTTTGCGTGGCCGCGTACCCCGAGACTATGAGTTGCGCTCATCCAAAAAG GGATTCTTCAGGTACTGGACACCAAACATTAAGAAGTTTCTTGGAGAGCTAGCTCAAGCTGAATGCGAGAAGGAGTCGTCACTGAAAAGCATTTTACAAAGATTAATTGGACGTTTCTGTGAGCATCATACTAAGTGGAGACAACTGGTGTCAACAACTGCAG AGCTGGATGTTTTGATAAGTCTTGCTATTGCAAGTGACTTTTATGAAGGACCTACTTGTCAGCCTACAATACTGAGTTCAAGTACAGATGAGGTGCCCTGTTTGTCTGCAAAAAGTTTGGGACATCCTGTCCTGAGAAGTGATTCCTTAGGCAAGGGTTCGTTTGTACCCAATGATGTTACTATTGGAGGTTCTGGCAACCCTAGCTTTATTCTTCTAACTGGCCCAAATATGGGTGGAAAGTCAACTCTTCTTCGTCAAGTTTGCTTAACTGTAATTTTGGCCCAG TTAGGAGCTGATGTGCCTGCAGAAAGATTTGAGCTTTCTCCTGTTGATAGAATCTTTGTTCGGATGGGTGCCAAAGACCATATTATGGCAGGGCAAAGTACTTTCTTAACAGAGCTCTCTGAAACTGCAATGATGCTG TCATCAGCAACTCATAATTCATTGGTGGCACTGGATGAACTTGGAAGAGGAACCTCAACTTCAGATGGACAAGCCATTGC TGGATCAGTTCTTGAACATTTTGTTCACAAGGTGCAGTGTAGAGGGATGTTTTCTACTCACTACCATCGATTAGCCATAGATTATCAGAAAGATCCCAAG GTTCAGCTCTGCCATATGGCATGCCAAGTTGGAAGCAGTGTTGGAGCTATAGAAGAAGTAACATTTCTCTATAGGCTGACTCATGGTGCTTGTCCTAAAAGCTATGGAGTCAATGTTGCACGATTAGCTG GACTTCCCAACTCTGTCCTTGAAAATGCAGCAATTAGGTCTACCAACTTTGAGGCTATATATGGTAAACACAGAAAACCAGTTAACAACTTGTCGGAGCTTAGTTCAGCCGAGAAAATGGCACTATTGGTCCAAAAGCTGAACAGTATCATCTCAAATCTAAAGTTTGAGGAGTCTATGGAGAGCATTGGAGTCAGCAGCTTCATTGAACTTCAGCGGGAAGCAAGAGTACTCTGTGAGATAAATTCGAGATAG